CGGGCTCGCGCTGAAATGGCCGGTGTACCTGTCGACCAAGAACACGATCCTCAAAGCCTACGACGGCCGCTTCAAGGACCTGTTCCAGAAGGTCTACGAGGAAGAGTTCGAAGAGAAATTCAAGGCCGCAGGCATCTGGTATGAACACCGCCTGATCGACGACATGGTCGCTTGCGCACTGAAATGGTCGGGCGGTTTCGTCTGGGCGTGTAAGAACTACGACGGCGACGTGCAGTCGGACACCGTGGCGCAGGGCTACGGCTCGCTGGGCTTGATGGCGTCGCAGCTGATGACCCCCGATGGCAAGATCGTGGAGGCCGAGGCCGCCCACGGCACCGTTACCCGCCACTACCGCAACCACCAGGCCGGCAAGGCAACCTCAACCAACTCGGTCGCGTCGATCTACGCATGGACCGGCGGTCTGAAGCACCGCGCAAAGCTCGACGGCAACGCGCAGTTGATGCGCTTTGCAGAAACGCTGGAGAAAGTCACCGTGCAGTGCGTCGAAGACGGCTGGATGACCAAAGACCTCGCCCTGCTGGTCGGTCCCGACCAGAAGTGGCTCACCACGATGGGCTTTCTCGAAAAGGTTGACGAGTACCTCAACAAAGCGCTCGTCGGGTAAAAAATATCAAGGGCGGCCTCGCGGTCGCCCTTTTCCTTTCCCATGCTTTTGGGTACGAAGTGCTGACCTAAAGAGGTGCATCATGACCGACCCCAAGAAGCATTCACTGATCGAAGACGCCCAAGGCATCGCCTTCGGAGTCATCCTTGCGTCCTTCGGCCTCCAGATCCTGACCTTCATGGGGTTCGTGACGGGCCAGACGGCAGGTCTTGCCCTGCTGATCTCCTACGTGACAGGATGGAGCTTCGGTGCGGTCTTCTTCGTCGTGAACATCCCGTTCTACTGGCTGGGCTACAAGCGCCTCGGCCCGACCTTCGTGATGAAGACGTTCCTGTCGGTCGCGCTGCTGTCGGTCCTCGTCAGCTTCATGCCGTCGATGATCGCGTTCGAGTTCATGGCCCCAATCCCTGCCGCCATCC
Above is a window of Marivivens aquimaris DNA encoding:
- a CDS encoding YitT family protein, giving the protein MTDPKKHSLIEDAQGIAFGVILASFGLQILTFMGFVTGQTAGLALLISYVTGWSFGAVFFVVNIPFYWLGYKRLGPTFVMKTFLSVALLSVLVSFMPSMIAFEFMAPIPAAILFGLVTGSALIALFRHGGSLGGIGILALYLQEKTGFRAGWTQLLFDAALFAIALTIRDVPTVFYSFIGALVVNLVIAINHRKDRYIAT
- a CDS encoding NADP-dependent isocitrate dehydrogenase — its product is MTKIKVENPVVELDGDEMTRIIWDFIKQKLILPYLDLDLKYYDLGIEVRDETEDQITIDAANAIKEYGVGVKCATITPDEARVEEFGLKKMWRSPNGTIRNILGGVVFRQPIICRNVPRLVPGWTQPIVVGRHAFGDQYRATDFHFPSAGKLTMKFVGEDGTEIEREVYNAPSAGVYMGMYNLDDSIIDFARASLNYGLALKWPVYLSTKNTILKAYDGRFKDLFQKVYEEEFEEKFKAAGIWYEHRLIDDMVACALKWSGGFVWACKNYDGDVQSDTVAQGYGSLGLMASQLMTPDGKIVEAEAAHGTVTRHYRNHQAGKATSTNSVASIYAWTGGLKHRAKLDGNAQLMRFAETLEKVTVQCVEDGWMTKDLALLVGPDQKWLTTMGFLEKVDEYLNKALVG